The sequence CGCTATGTTTCATCGCATCAGGGCTTAAGAATTGACCCTTTTTGATATTTACCATAGCTTTGGTTTTGGCTGCTGCTACTAGCAAATCTGTCTGGCGGCATAAAAATGCTGGTATCTGCAGGGCATCTGCTACTTGCGCTACGGGGCTGGCTTGATAACTTTCGTGGATATCGGTTAAGATTTTAAAGCCAAATTCCCTTTTAACCTCATCTAAAATTTTTAAACCCTCATCAAGTCCTGGCCCTCTAAAGCTACTAATACTTGTGCGATTAGCTTTATCAAAACTAGATTTAAAATAAAAATCTATCCAATCTAAATTTGCAAACTCTCTAAGCTTACTAGCAACCTTAAATACCAAATCTCTACTTTCTATTACGCAAGGTCCTGCTATTAATATCATTTTTACACCTTAAATTTCATTTTAGCTATGATTATACCCAAATATTGCTAAATTACCGCTCACGAGCAACTAAAATTCCAGCACCAATAATCATTACAATACCTAAAAATGCCCAAGCATCAGGCAGGGCATCACCCAAAATTAACCCAAAAATCATACTAAAGATTACATCGCTATAGCCTACAGCTGCTACAACTCCTGCTTTTTTACTTGCTGCATAAGCTTTGGTTAGATAAATTTGAAATCCAGTAGCTAATAATCCCATTAATATCACCATTACCCAGCTAGTTAAACTAGGCATAATAAATGGACTGATTAAGAAGTCTAAATCTGGCCTATAATAAAAACTTCCTATAATCATAGATAATAAAGGCATAGCACTCCCACATAGCATAAATGATAATACAATAGCACGAGTATCATAGTGCTTTCTAAGTCCTCTAATACTAGTATAAGCAAGTGCCGCACCAATTCCACTAAGTAGGCCTATATATTCATCTTTGCTTACGCCAAGAGTTGGCTCAATAACAAATAAAATTCCAATAAATCCGATAAAAATCGCAAACCAGCCTAGATAGCTAAGTCTCTCTTTGAAAATAAAAGCAGCCAAAAGTGCTGTAAAAATTGGACTAGTCTTAGAAAATGTAAAGGCTGTTGCAAGGTCTATATGAGCAATATTGTAAAAAAATGCATACAGCCCAATTGTCCCAATAATTCCACGAAAAGCAAGTAGCCAAAACTTGCCACCAGCTTGATGAAGTGGCCTTTTATAAATCATCCAAATTATTAGCCCAAGTCCTATGATATTGCGAAAAAATACAATCTCAATAGAACTTAGCTCGCTGCTTAAAATTTTAGATAATGCTCCAGTCCCAGCAAAAAGCAAAGAGGCAATAAGCATATAATAAATACCCAAATGGCGAATTAAAAATCTGTTATATCTCATTTTTATTTTATATCCGGTTTTAATTTAAATTTTTAAAATAAAATATTAGTTAAATTTCATTGAATTTAAGATAAATATCACAATCAATCATTAAGCCCAATTTACTTTCGTACCTTACATGGATTACCATAAGCTATACTACCACTATCTATATCAGATACTACCACGCTACCAGCTCCAATAGTTATATCTGATTTGATTTTAATCCCTTGAATAATACTCGAACCAATCCCTATCCAAGTACGCTCACCAATATTTACACCGCCTGCTAAAGCCACACCAGGGCAAATATGCGCAAAATTGCCGATTATGCAATCGTGTTCTACTATAGCACCACTATTTATGATAACACCATCTCCAATTATACTATTAGCATTGATAATAGCCCTAGGCATTACCACGCTTCCGGTGCCAATTTTTACACTAGTGCTAATAATCGCACTTGGGTGGATGAGTGTAGCTAACTCAAATCCACTTTCAACTACAAGCCTTTGAAGTCGCTCCCTAGCTATAGTATTGCCAATAGCTATGATTATAGGATATTTTGGCAATTTAGGGCTAAATTTCACTCCGTTTACATCATCTAAAAATATTAAATCATTATAACCATTTATACGAGCTATATCAGCTACAACTTTAGCGTGACCACCATTTCCATAGATATACAAACTAGTTATTGCCACTAAATTTCTCCGTAGTTACCATACCATCTTTATTTATTCCATCTTTTTTTATCACCTTTTTAATAGTTAAAAAAGCAATTTTAATATCTAAATTTAGACTTAGATTATCAGCATAATATGTATCAAATTCAAATTTTTGCTTCCAGCTAATAGCATTTCTACCATTTACCTGCGCAAGGCCTGTAATTCCTGGACGGACATTATGGCGACGACTCTGTTCTTTAGAATATAGTGGCAAATACTCAACTAACAATGGTCGTGGTCCAATAAAACTCATATCGCCTTTTAAAACATTAAAAAGCTGCGGAAGCTCATCTATACTAAGCGCTCTAATCCTCTTTCCAAATTCTCCAAGTCGAACCTCATCGCTAAGCAAATTACCATTTTCATCACGAGCATCACTCATAGAGCGAAATTTATAAATTTTAAAAATTTTAGCATTTTTACCGGGTCGTGCTTGGGTAAATATTACAGGTGTCCCAAGATGTTTTTTAATCGCAAAATATGCCCACGCCATCACTGGTGCAGTTAAGATTATTAAAATTAACGCCCCTAAAATATCAAAAATCCGCTTAAAAAAATATCTATACACTCGCAATTTCCTTATAAAACTCAATATATTTTGCCGTAATTATCGGCTGGTTATAGTGTTTTAGTACAGTATTTCTAGCATTTTGCCCCATCTTTGTAGCTTCTTTTTCATCATCGAGCAACTTAGATATTTTTATAGCTAAATCATTAGCATCTCTAGCTTTACAAATCAAACCATGCAAACCATCAGTTATTGCTTCCTTACAGCCATCGCAGTCGCTTACAACTGATGGTTTTGCCATACTCATTGCCTCTAATACTGTTCGTGGAAAACCCTCTTTATAACTTGGTAAAGTAAAAAGATAGCACGATGAAAGCATATTGGCTACCTTATCACTCCAGCCTATATGACGCACATATGGTGAGCGTAAAAACTCCTCATCTAGACTAGATGTATTACCTAAATCACTTGAACCTACAAATACAAACTCACAATCTTTACGCCCGCTTAAGATCTTAGCTGCTTCATAAAATTCCATCACCCCTTTATCTTTTAACGCTCTAGCTATCATTAAAACGATTTTCTTATCACTTTTAAAATCATATGGAGTTACTTTTTGTGGGTCAAATTCACTTGCATCTACTCCTACACTTTTAATTCGTTTTATCTTGTTTTTTTGGATTAAGTGGCGGCTTAACATATAATTAGGATCTGAATCATTGACAAAAATCGTAGCCCTTGATAGTCTAAATGTGATAAAATATAGCCCTTCAATAGCTACTCTTATAAGCCTACTTTTTAGAGTATTGGATATATAAAAGCTACCTAAGCCCTCTACTAAATTTATCACGCATTTTACGCCTGCTTGCTTAGCTGCAAGTGTCCCAAATACATTTGATTTATGTGCTGATGTTTGGAGCATATCTAAATTTAATCCACCTAAAAGTCTAGCTAAATTTGCTGTATCTTTAAAAACTTTAAGAGGATTTAAACTAGCCTTATCAATATCATAATGCACTAGTCTAAACTCAGCACCAATAAGACTACTATACTCTCCCTTTGGCGCAATAGCAATCACTTCATGCCCAAGCGCCTTTAATGCTCTCATTATTGGCAAACGAAAGTGATAAATACTCATATCTGAGTGAGATAAAAACCCTATTACCACGCTCTACCTTTTAAGTTTATATACTTTAGCTGCTGGTTCTAAAATAACAGGCTCAAATGGTGTATCAGCGTAATTTTCTAGCACAAAAAGCTGAACATAGCTACTATTAAACATCTCCCTATCCATTATAACAAATCGCCCATAATCAACCATATAAATTAGATATATATCAGCTAAATTATCTATATTATGAATAGTTTTATTTAGCTTCATATTTTCATCATATTTAGTTTCAATATAACTATTTACCCTAAATTTCTGCCCACCTAGCTCAATATGCGTAGCATCATTTGAGATAATTATACCATTATCTAAAGCAATTCCATTTTGAGTTTGAGCAAAATTGGTCGCAATAACAAAAAATGGTTCAGCCCACTCTTTGCCATTTAGTAGATCAAGACGACTAAATTTAGCTACAACCGGGAAAATCCCCATCATTCTATCAGGTAAGAAATAATATATATCACGACTCTTTAGAGGCGGACTAAAAGTTTCTTTTTTAATATCACTTAAAAATTCTCCAAGCTCGATATAGTTATAATCTTTTAAAATTTGCTCTAAATTCTTACCGCCAAAGTTTTGCGTATAGCCTTTTTCAGTATATTCAACCTCTAATCGTGCCATATTAGCAGAATTTAATGGTGGCATAGTCAAAGCATAACTAACTGCATAGTTTTCTCTACCTAAATGTTTACCCCCATCAATTAATGTTTTTGTATCGCTATAATATCTAATCGCATAACCATAATCCCACCATGCCAAGGTATAATCATCTCTTTTTGCAATCTTGCCAAGCTTATCTAAAACATTCACTTCAGTTTTAAATAGTACGCTTGATGGTTTGTAATAATATATATGAACAATAGATGGAATCAATGCTACTACTGTAATAATAAAAGCTATTAAATTTATCTTTGCTATTTTGGCTCTTTTGAGTAAATAATATAATAAATATCCAAATCCCATCGCCACAATCGGTACAGCATAAATTGTAAATCTTAGCCCACCTTTAAGCGCTAAAAAACCAAGACCAATCATTGGAATAGCTACTAAAAATATTCTAAATTTAAAACATAGCAAAACATAGCCAATTACACCAGCAATAAACACACTCCAATGTCCGCTAATACGCTGAGTAAATAGATCTAAATCAATTCGCCCAGATTCCATAATTGTTTGATTAACATTATAAAAATAAAATGATACTGAACTACTATCACCAAGACTTCTAAATAGATAAAATTTAGCCTGAAACCATATCGGATTTAATCCACCAAATATAACAAATAGCGCCAAAACAGATACAAAAAGCCCAATCATAACCCTAACGCTAAGTAAATTTGCCCTAAAATAAATCAAGCCAAAAAGCGCTATAATTAGCCCCAATCTAACTGCATAAGGCGCAGCAGTAATAGCTAAAATCATAAATAAAATCGCTTGATAATTCTTTAAATTTCTACGTTCTAAAACTACAGTATAAATAGCATAAAATAGCGTTATAGCCACGCATAAAGTATAGCTAGATGGATACCACCAATTATATGCCAACATTGAAAGCGAAATAATTAAAAAAGATATCAAATCGCCTTTAAAATGTAGTCTAATTATTCCCCAAATAGCAAAAAGTGGTAAAACAATTACCAACATATCAGTATCATAATATCCAGCCATTGTGCGATTGTAGTAGCTATTTGCGATTGATGCAAGGAGACTAGCAACGAAAAATTCTTTAACATGGCCAAATTCTTTGCCTATTAAAATTATTGGCACAACAATAAGCGAGGCTAAAAATATGCTTAAATAGATCATAATAGTCTCTAAGCTAAATGGCAAAACCTTACAAAGCAAAAATGTCAATGTAGAAAGCGGAGTACCATAGTAGCTAAGATCGTTTGGCTGGTGAAATCCAGCTATCATATCTCTAGCGCCTTCAGCATAAGCATATCCATCATTTGTGCTAATCATCAGCTGATTATTCCAAATAAAATCGCTATAACCTCCAGCCCACAATACCCACTCCATACGGCATAACAAAGCAAAAAGGTAGGCAATAATTATAAATATTGAAATTTGATATCTATTTAGAAGCTGCATATATCTCCTCTAATTCATTTATAAGATTTTTAGCTATTATTTTTTTGTCAAATTCTTTAGCTCTTATGATAGCGTTTTTTTCATAATATTTTACAAAGTTTGGCTCATCAATAGCTCTTTGCATAGCTTTTTGTGTAGCATCTTGATCGCCTACAGGAACTAAATAACCCCACTCATTCTCCCCTATTAGCTCTTTTGCTCCACTTTTATGCTCACTTGTAATTACTAGCTTACCGCACGCCAAAGCCTCAATTAAAGCATTTGAAAATCCCTCAAAAAGACTCACAAATACAAATGCATAACATTTTGATATATATTTATATGGATTATTATCAAAGCCAGGTAAAAAAACTCTATCTTCTAAATTTAGCTCTTTTATTAGATTTTCAAGTCTAGAGCGCAAAATTCCATCACCTAAGATTATTAAAGATTTATCACAATTTTTAAGTCTAGCATAGGCTCTAATTAAAAGTTCATGATTTTTACCACTATCAAGCCGCCCAACACTTAAGAAAAATTCACCCTTAAATTCTATAGGTTCACTAGATTTACGAGCAATATCATCAAGATCAAGTGCGTTATATAGCACTCTCATTTTACGCTCATCAATGCCAAAATTATCCCGCAAATCGGCCAAATTACCAAGACTATTTGGATAGATAAAATCACCTTTTGGATATAGCCATTTAAGTAAAAATTTACTAATCCTAGACTTTAGCGTACCATTAGCATACAGCACCGATGGTGTTGAACACTCATTTAACACTAATGGGCGTTTATCTCCTAAAATCCTAGCTAAAGCTGCAACATAACAAGGGCGATTCATCCATACAAAATGCAAATCCACATCAAGTGCTAGGCAAAGTCGCTTATATTTTAATGCCAAAAATGGTAATTTTGCAAATTTAATCAGTCCATTTTCAAAAGGCTTAGAATTCTCCAAATAATATATTTTAACATCATGTGGGATTGGGTAGGCGATGCGATCATTCATTAAAATTAGATAAATCTCATAACGCCCTACTAGCTCACTAAGCAGATTTGACACCACACGCTCAGCTCCACCGCCAGCCATTGAATATATAAATACTGCTAATTTTTTCATTATTTTCCTTTTAATTTACCGATTAATTCACTCCATTGGGAAATAATATTTTGTGGAGTAAATTTAGTTAAATTTATATTTTTTACCAAATTTTCTTTTAAATTCGGATCGCTTAGAACTTCACTTATACATTCACTTAGCGCCTTAGGGCTAAAATCTTTAGCAATTAAAGCATCCTTTCTATGAGATAAAATCTCCATAGCTCCAGCTGTGGGTGTAGATATTCTAGCAACTTTATAAGCTGCAGCTTCATTT is a genomic window of Campylobacter devanensis containing:
- the kdsA gene encoding 3-deoxy-8-phosphooctulonate synthase, which produces MILIAGPCVIESRDLVFKVASKLREFANLDWIDFYFKSSFDKANRTSISSFRGPGLDEGLKILDEVKREFGFKILTDIHESYQASPVAQVADALQIPAFLCRQTDLLVAAAKTKAMVNIKKGQFLSPDAMKHSVKKVLETRGVSEFGYDVARDNGVFLCERGSTFGYGNLVVDMRSLPIMREFAPVVFDATHSVQMPSANGSTSGGDSRFVPYLARAAAAVGVDGFFYETHINPCEAMCDGPNMLNLEALKANLEQIKKIKDALGE
- a CDS encoding DMT family transporter gives rise to the protein MRYNRFLIRHLGIYYMLIASLLFAGTGALSKILSSELSSIEIVFFRNIIGLGLIIWMIYKRPLHQAGGKFWLLAFRGIIGTIGLYAFFYNIAHIDLATAFTFSKTSPIFTALLAAFIFKERLSYLGWFAIFIGFIGILFVIEPTLGVSKDEYIGLLSGIGAALAYTSIRGLRKHYDTRAIVLSFMLCGSAMPLLSMIIGSFYYRPDLDFLISPFIMPSLTSWVMVILMGLLATGFQIYLTKAYAASKKAGVVAAVGYSDVIFSMIFGLILGDALPDAWAFLGIVMIIGAGILVARER
- the pglD gene encoding UDP-N-acetylbacillosamine N-acetyltransferase, which codes for MAITSLYIYGNGGHAKVVADIARINGYNDLIFLDDVNGVKFSPKLPKYPIIIAIGNTIARERLQRLVVESGFELATLIHPSAIISTSVKIGTGSVVMPRAIINANSIIGDGVIINSGAIVEHDCIIGNFAHICPGVALAGGVNIGERTWIGIGSSIIQGIKIKSDITIGAGSVVVSDIDSGSIAYGNPCKVRK
- the pglC gene encoding undecaprenyl phosphate N,N'-diacetylbacillosamine 1-phosphate transferase, which translates into the protein MYRYFFKRIFDILGALILIILTAPVMAWAYFAIKKHLGTPVIFTQARPGKNAKIFKIYKFRSMSDARDENGNLLSDEVRLGEFGKRIRALSIDELPQLFNVLKGDMSFIGPRPLLVEYLPLYSKEQSRRHNVRPGITGLAQVNGRNAISWKQKFEFDTYYADNLSLNLDIKIAFLTIKKVIKKDGINKDGMVTTEKFSGNN
- the pglA gene encoding N,N'-diacetylbacillosaminyl-diphospho-undecaprenol alpha-1,3-N-acetylgalactosaminyltransferase; translation: MVIGFLSHSDMSIYHFRLPIMRALKALGHEVIAIAPKGEYSSLIGAEFRLVHYDIDKASLNPLKVFKDTANLARLLGGLNLDMLQTSAHKSNVFGTLAAKQAGVKCVINLVEGLGSFYISNTLKSRLIRVAIEGLYFITFRLSRATIFVNDSDPNYMLSRHLIQKNKIKRIKSVGVDASEFDPQKVTPYDFKSDKKIVLMIARALKDKGVMEFYEAAKILSGRKDCEFVFVGSSDLGNTSSLDEEFLRSPYVRHIGWSDKVANMLSSCYLFTLPSYKEGFPRTVLEAMSMAKPSVVSDCDGCKEAITDGLHGLICKARDANDLAIKISKLLDDEKEATKMGQNARNTVLKHYNQPIITAKYIEFYKEIASV
- a CDS encoding STT3 domain-containing protein — encoded protein: MQLLNRYQISIFIIIAYLFALLCRMEWVLWAGGYSDFIWNNQLMISTNDGYAYAEGARDMIAGFHQPNDLSYYGTPLSTLTFLLCKVLPFSLETIMIYLSIFLASLIVVPIILIGKEFGHVKEFFVASLLASIANSYYNRTMAGYYDTDMLVIVLPLFAIWGIIRLHFKGDLISFLIISLSMLAYNWWYPSSYTLCVAITLFYAIYTVVLERRNLKNYQAILFMILAITAAPYAVRLGLIIALFGLIYFRANLLSVRVMIGLFVSVLALFVIFGGLNPIWFQAKFYLFRSLGDSSSVSFYFYNVNQTIMESGRIDLDLFTQRISGHWSVFIAGVIGYVLLCFKFRIFLVAIPMIGLGFLALKGGLRFTIYAVPIVAMGFGYLLYYLLKRAKIAKINLIAFIITVVALIPSIVHIYYYKPSSVLFKTEVNVLDKLGKIAKRDDYTLAWWDYGYAIRYYSDTKTLIDGGKHLGRENYAVSYALTMPPLNSANMARLEVEYTEKGYTQNFGGKNLEQILKDYNYIELGEFLSDIKKETFSPPLKSRDIYYFLPDRMMGIFPVVAKFSRLDLLNGKEWAEPFFVIATNFAQTQNGIALDNGIIISNDATHIELGGQKFRVNSYIETKYDENMKLNKTIHNIDNLADIYLIYMVDYGRFVIMDREMFNSSYVQLFVLENYADTPFEPVILEPAAKVYKLKR
- the pglJ gene encoding N-acetylgalactosamine-N,N'-diacetylbacillosaminyl-diphospho-undecaprenol 4-alpha-N-acetylgalactosaminyltransferase; protein product: MKKLAVFIYSMAGGGAERVVSNLLSELVGRYEIYLILMNDRIAYPIPHDVKIYYLENSKPFENGLIKFAKLPFLALKYKRLCLALDVDLHFVWMNRPCYVAALARILGDKRPLVLNECSTPSVLYANGTLKSRISKFLLKWLYPKGDFIYPNSLGNLADLRDNFGIDERKMRVLYNALDLDDIARKSSEPIEFKGEFFLSVGRLDSGKNHELLIRAYARLKNCDKSLIILGDGILRSRLENLIKELNLEDRVFLPGFDNNPYKYISKCYAFVFVSLFEGFSNALIEALACGKLVITSEHKSGAKELIGENEWGYLVPVGDQDATQKAMQRAIDEPNFVKYYEKNAIIRAKEFDKKIIAKNLINELEEIYAASK